A stretch of Bacilli bacterium DNA encodes these proteins:
- a CDS encoding ABC transporter ATP-binding protein, with translation MDKKMEDNMNILELNDVNKWFGGLHVTQNMSFSIKQGETVFVIGPNGAGKTTLFNLITGFIKPDKGDIRFMGKSIRGLAPYQIAKLGIGRTFQIVKPLLNMTVLENVMLGAFAHTNSKKEAIEQAMQILEKTNLLSRKDHLARELTLAGKKRLEIARSLAIRPKLLLLDEVVAGLTPTEADETIRLFKDLNEAGISTLGGIEHVMRVVMSVSDRVIVINQGEKIAEGKPGEIVTNPVVIEAYLGKGAASHAEN, from the coding sequence TCTTGAATTGAACGATGTGAACAAGTGGTTCGGCGGCTTGCACGTAACGCAAAATATGAGCTTTTCGATCAAGCAAGGGGAAACCGTGTTTGTGATCGGACCGAACGGCGCCGGAAAAACGACTTTGTTCAATCTGATCACGGGTTTCATTAAACCGGATAAAGGCGACATCCGCTTTATGGGCAAGTCGATCCGCGGCTTGGCGCCCTACCAGATAGCCAAACTTGGAATCGGAAGAACATTCCAGATTGTAAAGCCGCTGCTGAATATGACGGTGCTGGAAAATGTGATGCTGGGGGCGTTTGCCCATACCAATTCGAAAAAAGAAGCAATCGAACAAGCCATGCAAATATTGGAGAAAACCAATTTGTTGAGCCGAAAAGACCATCTGGCCAGGGAATTGACGCTCGCCGGGAAAAAAAGGCTGGAAATCGCCCGCTCGTTGGCCATACGTCCCAAGCTTTTGCTGCTGGACGAAGTGGTAGCCGGACTGACGCCGACGGAAGCTGATGAAACGATCAGATTGTTCAAGGATTTGAACGAAGCCGGCATCTCAACGCTCGGAGGCATCGAGCATGTGATGCGTGTGGTCATGTCGGTTTCGGACCGCGTCATTGTGATCAACCAGGGGGAGAAAATCGCCGAAGGAAAACCTGGCGAGATTGTAACCAATCCGGTTGTGATCGAGGCATATTTAGGCAAGGGGGCCGCATCGCATGCTGAAAATTGA
- a CDS encoding cache domain-containing protein — protein MKRNTLRNRLMLIFFVSLFIPCLILAFVSYQSAKMQLQQKMEKTAASNVMMLNQTIDQIIQLEMANVQALSDQISSEQIDRKDKEVRQLIESFIRLHPEISSLTLGNEHGAWMKAPNEELQNFDPRSEEWYQKLLESKRVLMVSEPHRAASGDVSVNIGISLPDGKGAIGIELGLGKVNEIVKTLKFGANGYAFIVDKTNTILAHPFLELGDQIKGSQFTTIQKNRNGVITYQSQEGQTLRAFYETNNITGWKIIGVLQTKEFAQASMPIVRTAAVVMIISLVLTFVLLFLVIRRITRPIEQLVHSAKRVSDGYLSEEVAVTSKDEIGELAASFNV, from the coding sequence TTGAAAAGAAATACCTTGCGAAATCGCCTGATGCTTATATTTTTTGTTTCCCTGTTTATACCTTGTCTGATTTTGGCGTTCGTTTCGTATCAAAGCGCCAAAATGCAACTTCAGCAGAAGATGGAAAAAACGGCCGCATCGAATGTAATGATGCTTAATCAGACGATCGACCAAATTATTCAGCTCGAAATGGCGAACGTACAAGCGCTTTCCGATCAAATTTCCAGTGAACAGATCGACCGAAAAGACAAAGAAGTGCGCCAATTGATCGAAAGTTTTATCCGGCTGCATCCGGAAATTTCCAGCCTGACTTTGGGAAATGAGCATGGCGCCTGGATGAAAGCTCCGAATGAGGAATTGCAAAATTTTGATCCGCGGAGCGAGGAATGGTACCAAAAATTGCTGGAATCGAAAAGAGTCCTGATGGTGTCTGAACCGCACCGCGCCGCATCCGGCGATGTTTCCGTGAACATTGGCATTTCCTTGCCCGATGGGAAGGGCGCTATTGGGATCGAACTGGGTCTTGGAAAAGTGAATGAGATCGTCAAGACATTGAAGTTCGGGGCAAACGGCTACGCTTTTATTGTGGATAAAACCAACACCATATTGGCGCATCCGTTTCTCGAATTGGGAGATCAAATAAAGGGAAGCCAATTCACAACCATTCAGAAAAACAGAAACGGCGTTATAACCTATCAATCGCAGGAAGGGCAAACACTGCGGGCGTTTTATGAAACCAATAACATTACCGGCTGGAAAATTATTGGCGTGCTGCAGACAAAAGAATTCGCCCAGGCGTCCATGCCGATTGTCCGGACAGCGGCGGTTGTCATGATCATTTCGCTTGTCTTGACTTTCGTGTTGTTGTTTTTGGTCATTCGCAGGATAACCAGACCTATCGAACAATTGGTTCATTCCGCGAAACGAGTGAGCGACGGTTATTTAAGCGAAGAAGTTGCCGTCACCAGCAAAGATGAAATCGGCGAGTTGGCCGCAAGCTTTAATGTC
- a CDS encoding ABC transporter ATP-binding protein, with the protein MLKIEDLEVAYGESQALFGVTMEVKEGEVCALIGANGAGKTTTLRTISGLLKARKGVIYLNGEPIHKAKAHRIVELGISHVPEGRGLFPRMTVKENLLLGAHIRRVRNRSKANLEHVMKMFPRLQERENQLAGTLSGGEQQMVAIARGLMSNPKLLILDEPSLGLAPIIVEEMFRIIKEISANTTVLIVEQNVSQTLQIADSAFVLEHGKVVASGTGQALLNDELVKTAYLGL; encoded by the coding sequence ATGCTGAAAATTGAGGATCTTGAAGTTGCTTATGGGGAAAGCCAGGCGCTTTTTGGCGTGACGATGGAAGTGAAAGAAGGCGAAGTATGCGCGCTGATCGGCGCCAATGGCGCCGGGAAAACGACGACGCTGCGCACGATTTCCGGCTTGTTGAAGGCGCGAAAGGGCGTCATTTATCTAAACGGAGAACCGATTCACAAGGCGAAAGCGCATCGAATTGTCGAGTTGGGAATCAGCCATGTGCCGGAAGGGCGGGGACTATTCCCGCGCATGACAGTGAAAGAAAACCTGCTCCTGGGAGCCCATATCCGGCGTGTCCGCAACCGCAGCAAAGCCAATTTGGAGCATGTCATGAAGATGTTTCCGCGTTTGCAAGAACGGGAGAATCAGCTCGCGGGCACATTATCCGGCGGTGAGCAACAGATGGTGGCAATTGCCAGAGGGTTGATGTCCAATCCCAAATTGCTGATTTTGGATGAACCCTCTTTGGGTCTGGCGCCGATCATCGTTGAGGAAATGTTTCGCATCATTAAAGAAATCAGCGCGAATACAACGGTATTGATCGTGGAGCAAAACGTATCCCAAACGCTGCAGATAGCCGACAGCGCATTTGTTTTGGAGCACGGAAAGGTGGTGGCAAGCGGAACGGGCCAGGCGCTTTTGAACGATGAGCTTGTCAAGACAGCCTACTTGGGGTTGTAG